The Chlamydia sp. sequence GCAATCACTTTAGGAACAATTTCACCTAAAATTAGCGTTAAGGCTAAAGGAATCCCTACAGTAAGTAAAAAAGATGCAGAATCCCCGACTAATGTTGCTATACAATTTTGTACTCCAATATTAATCCCTATATCAAAAAAAACTAGCGTTATGAGTAAGTGATTGGGATATGCCATTAGGTTGGCTATTTGCTGGAGGCGTTTGTTTTTTGAGTGGCTATAATGAGCAATTAGAGAAGAAGGGAGAGAAAATAGTGCTATGTGCGATAGAGATATAAATCCTGAGCACAAGACAAAAAATGCAGTTAGAACAACAATTGCTGAAGAAAACATTCGATTTTGATTATTGTGGGCGGACCCAGATTATTCTGGTTATGTATAAAAAATGCTAGAAGAAATCTACTTTTTCTCTAAGGGCTGAGACAGTTTAATTGGTTTTAAGTCGTTATAGAAAACTCAAAAGAGCACTTTATTCAGCAGGTTTATTAGATCGAGACTCATCTATTTTTAAGGAGTAATAGCCATGGAAGAAGATAGTATTTTACAATTAGCTGCAGTTTCGCGAGCAATGGCTTTACAAGGAGTTTGTCCATGGACAAATTTGCAGAGCATTGATTCCATGCTGCAGTATATAGCGGGAGAGTGTCAAGAATTAGCAGATGCCGTGCAAGGTAATAAGGCTGCTCTCGAAATTGCATCAGAGGCAGGAGACGTTCTCACCTTAGTATTAACTTTATGTTTCTTACTCGAGAGAGAAGGAAAACTCAAGGCTGAAGAGGTTTTTACTGAGGCGATAGCAAAGCTACGTCGTCGGTCTCCTCATGTTTTTGATCCCAATAATCAAATTTCTTTAGAAGAAGCAGAGGAATGTTGGTCTCGCGTGAAAGAACAAGAAAAAATTTCTTAAAAATAGGGAAGAAAGTTGAGGGAAAACTCTATTTATGGTACCAAAGACCCCGTAAGCCGGGGACCTCTTAAGATGAGAGACTTCTGAACCGGGTCAGGATCGGAAGGTAGCAGCCCTAAGGATAGGCCTTTTGTGCTAGGAGCTTTCTCTGGCTTACTTTTTGTTCACTATCTATGTTACTCAATTGCTCAGCTTCTTTTTCTCATAAAGATAGCAGGATCAGTTGGCAGCTGTTGAAAAGAATATGTAAGGTTATAGGAGCAGCTATGTGCCTCATCTTCTCGTAAACAAATCCCGCACATAATGAAAATACAAATAGTGTTGGAACAAAAATCAAGCTTCCCAAAGAGGCTTCTATGTGCGTGATTGCAAAAATAAGGGAGCTAATTACAATGGCTTGCCATCTAGAGAATTTACTTTTGAAAAAAGTTTGGAGAATTCCTCTAAAAAAGATTTCTTCTGCGATGGGAATGAACATAGCCACACAGAGGATATACAAATAGTCTGGTCTAGTTAACAGCTGTTCCCGAATTTCTTCTGTAATGATCTGTTCTTGAAAAAACAATCCTGGTAGGACAAGGGGCCAAATGAATTGTAATAATCGTGCCAATATCTGCGTGATTGTGATTGTGATGACCCATATGCGGATCCCTGCCCCTATAGCTAATAGTAGAGGAGTTGAACTAGAAGTTTCTCCTGCGTGCAAAATTGATTGAGTTATGTAAGTTGGTAATCCTAACAGGAGAAAAAGAAAAGCACTGAAGACAAAAATACCATGAAAAGCTACTCCGGAGATGGAAGAAAGAGGCTCCCAGTTTGGCAGCGCAGCCGGTAAAAAAAACAGAATAACTCCTAAGCAAACCAGATTAAAAGGTAGCCTAACAAGTCTTCCTGGATTCGGCCATGTAAAAAAACCTTTCGATAGAAGAGACGAGAGTCCGACGAAAGCTATTGAGAGTCCTAAATTTATCATACTCAAGAGTAGTTTGCGCAAACATACCCTTCTACGCGAGCAACAATCTCTCTAAACAACCTGTGGTGCATAAGACCCATTGGAGTCGAATCGAAATTCTTAGAACGCCATCCATAGCGATGATAGTCATTGCTGCCAGAGGCAAGAGGTTGATTTGCATCCAAAATTTCTTGATATATCATAGAAATTTTGTTGTGACGAATATCAAACACTCGCACACGAACAGATGCTGAAATAGAAGGGTTTAAAGCATCTTCCACAGTCTTTTGCTCTAATATTTCAGTAGCTACTACAAATTCAGCAGGCAACAATTGAACTGCTAATTCAGGGGAAATATTTGGAGTGGGAGAGAAAAACTGTGCGGCAACACCTGCTGATGCATGATGCTTGATGAGCAGCAATTTGTCAGATGAATGCAGGCGCTTACTAATTTCTTCTGAAAATTCAGCTTGCAAATTCCAAGGAAGGATTTCTGCAGACTTCTCTGTACGATAGAGAACAGGAAGCATAGCCACAACTCCCCGCGCTTTGCTCCCTCTGGTGTACAGCTTAGCATGATAGCTACCAGAGGGTGATACAGAACAACCAGAAAAAATATTTGCTGTTAAGAGCGAAAGACCAACAAAAGCTAGTAACCGGGATTTTTGCATAGCGTAACTCAGTGAAAAATTTGACTCAATTTTGTATCTCCAGCGATACTTAGGTAAGTTGCGCAAAAGATCAAAGGAGCTTATGTGTTAAAGGGAACTCTACCACGGGCATTTTCAAAAAGCAACTAATATAGACAATAGAAGGTATAAGAATTTGTTTTTGTGAGATTGTCGACAAAAGTTTTTTGATAAGGCTGCTTTGGGAAAAATTTTTTGAAATTGTTGAGAAAAAACAATGATTCGTTGTGAACTATCTAGGATTCTCCTGTCTTTCCCGCAAGTTGGGCTTCAGTTATCTTGGTATGGGGTCCTCTTCTCTTTAGGAATTTTTTTTTCATCTCTTGCAGGGATTAAACTTGCAACGACTCTTTGTAAGAACGAAAAAGTTCAAAAAGAGTTGAGAATAAGCTTAGAAAATTTTGCTTTAGGGGCTCTTTTAGCTATAGTTGTAGGGGCTCGAGTATTTTACGTTCTCTTCTATGGAGGGGATTTTTATTTTGAAAACCCTTCAGAAATTTTGAAGATATGGAAAGGAGGTCTTTCTAGCCACGGTGCTATAGCTGCTGTGATCATTTGGTCAGCAGTCTTCTCTCGACAGCATATTCGGCGACTCCCGATGCTTTCTGTAATCTATATCTGTGATCTTTGTGGTGCAGTTTTTGGTTGCGCAGCTTTATTCATCCGTATAGGTAATTTCATGAATCAAGAGATTCTGGGAACGCCAACGTCTATGCCATGGGGGGTCATTTTTGCTAATAGTAGCAGTCAGATTTCAAGACATCCTGTTCAGCTTTATGAAGGCTTTAGCTATTTTCTATTATCATGTATTTTATACAGACTTTGTTATCGACGGATTATTCGCTTAGGTTCGGGTTATAGTGCGGCAGGAGCTTTGATTGGAGTAGCCTGCATTCGTTTTCTTGCTGAATTTTTTAAAATGCATCAAGGAGCTTGGCTCAGCGAGGGGGGTATATTAACTATTGGACAATGGTTATCTATCCCTTTGTTGTTTTTAGGAGCAGGAATTATCTGGTTTGCTAGCAAAAAACGCAGCTTATAGCTTTTTCAAACATTGGAAGATTCTGACTCAGGAAAAAGATCCCATTAAAAATTTCATAAAGGATGGAAAAGAAGAGATTTTCCAAGTGCATGGAAAAGAAACCCTCTATAAAATGGCGCTAAGTTACATAGTACGGGCACTGTTGAAGAAGATAGGACAGAATCGATAGTAGAAGGTATACCTTAACAGTGATCGGAAAGACTGTGTCTTTCTGAAAAATTTTTTGATTAGGGAATTAAAGCAACTGTAGTAAGGACGAGGCTTCCACCCCCGTTAAGGGGAGATCTCACCTCGAATAAGCATGAATAAGCGAACGTTATTATTTGTTTCTTTAGTAAGTATAGCATTTCTAGGGTGTCAAATTTTCTTTGGGTATCGAGACTTCAAATCATGCCAGGATTTGGCCAAAAAACAGCGAGTTATTTCTGAACAAATATTAGCTTCAACAGAGCAATTAAGCGTAGTCCCCTGGACAGCCTCTCCGGAAGATAAAGAGTCAACGAATCAGTATGCTGTTTGTTTGGGAAATCGCCTATTTCTTTTAACGAAAGGAGGCGCACATCCCACAGTTTATTCTAAAGGCTCTTCTTGGAATTTGATAGAACAAACAAGTACTTTTGGAGGGATTCTTGTCTCCTTGTATGGAGAAACAGGCAAGGAAGTCCCATCGAAGGGAGGTTCTGTATATCTTCCCAATCAAAAAGACTCTTTCCCAGTTGTTGTAGCGGAGTTTCGGAGAAACCAAGAACCTCTCGTTTTCCTAGGGGAATATAAAGATGGGAAAATTTCGAATAAGACTGCAACTATTTACGGGACCTCATTAGTTTTTCTAAACACAGGAAATGAGTTTGTGCCTCTGGGTATCTATAACTCTAAGGAAGAATGTGTGGAGTCTTTAGACCTTCCTATGGCTCGAGCTGTTGTCTTTGCTGACAAAGAAATCCCTTCAGCATCTGGGGGCTATTACGTTCTTTCTAATGAATATATGCAGCTTGTGGTTTCACAAGAGAGCGGATCCATTGAAGGAATTAATCTGCCCTTTGCTTCTGATAGAGAAGGAAGTAAAAGTATTGTTAATGAGATTGGTTTTGATAAAGAGATAGCAGTTAGTGCTCCATCGGAAGCTTCTTTCCCTGGAGTTGAGTCGGTTGATTTTCTACGGCAAAGTGTGCCGAATGTTGTTGGTGGGTATTATCCTTTGCTTAGACGAGGACCGTTATCTGATGCCCGTAAAACTATTCCTTCAAAATATCAAGCTTTAAATATTGTTTCTGGAAGAGAGTTATCTTCTCCTGTTGCAACAGGTTTTCGTGTTATTTCTTTTGATAATAAAACCTTAGTTTTAGAGAGCGGAGATGGAAGAATTCGGAAAACTTACGTTCTGGGTGAACAGCCTTATGCTTTTGAATTAGAAGTTCAAACTACTAGAGAACAAGAAGACTTATGGATAACTTCAGGGATCCCTGAAGTAGAAATCATGTCCAATGCTTTCGTTCCAGCTATTAAGTATTACGCTGTGAAAAAAAATAAGAGCGATTTAATCAACGTCAAGTTACCTAAAGCGAAAAATACTTTACTCATGCGTAATAATATTGCTCCTCAATGGATTTTGAATTCTAATGGGTATTTTGGGGTGATTTTAACTCCAAGAACTCCTATTCCTGCAGGTTACGCTTCCTCTTTTATCCCAGGAAATATAGTTCCTACACGACTTTCTCAACTTCCTCCTAAAGATCAGGCCTATCCTGCAGCCAAATACCCCGGCTATGTGGCAATGTTGCCTTTACCTAAAGAGGCTGGTCATTATCGATTTATGGTGTATGCAGGGCCTTTAGCTGAGCCTTCTTTGAAAGCTTTAGATAAAGCTTATATGAATTCTAAAGGAGAAACACCTGAATATGTTGATGCAATTGCTTTTAGAGGCTTCTTTAGTTTTATTACAGAGCCTTTTGCAGCTTTGTTATTCATTATCATGAAATTCTTTAAGTTTTTAACTGGCTCTTGGGGAATTTCAATTATTTTATTAACAATTGTGTTGAAGCTTTTGCTTTATCCCTTAAATGCATGGTCCATTCGATCTATGCGTCGCATGCAAAAATTATCTCCGTATATTCAAGATATTCAGCAGAAATATAAGCGTGAGCCTAAACGAGCTCAAATGGAAATTATGGCGTTGTATAAGCTGAATAAAGTGAATCCAATAACGGGGTGCTTACCTTTGCTTATTCAGTTGCCGTTTCTTATAGCTATGTTCGATTTATTGAAATCCTCTTTTTTATTAAGGGGAGCGAGCTTTATTCCTGGATGGATTGATAATTTAACTGCTCCGGATGTTCTTTTTTCTTGGCAGACACCGATATGGTTTATTGGAAACGAGTTTCACCTTCTTCCTATTCTATTGGGGATTGTGATGTTTATTCAGCAGAAAATTTCTGCTGCTAAAAGAAAAGGGCCTGTTTCGGATCAGCAGCGTCAACAAGAAGCTATGGGAACTATGATGGCGTTATTGTTTACATTTATGTTTTATAATTTCCCATCTGGGTTGAATATTTACTGGTTTTCTTCAATGTTGCTTGGTGTTATCCAACAGTGGGTAACAAACAAAATTTTGGATGAAAAACACTTAAAGCACGAAGTGATTGTTAATAAGAAGAGATAGAAAGATCTTTTGTTTAATTAGAATAATTTTTATCAAAAACTATTTAGTTGAGATAGTTTTATGCGAGCTTGGGAAGAATTCCTTTTGCTACAAGAAAAAGAGATTGGAGTGGACACAGTCAATAAATGGCTGAGGTCCTTGAAGGTCTTGTGCTTTGATGCATGTAACCTGTATTTGGAAGCAAAAGATTCTTTTCAAGTGACTTGGTTTGAAGAGCATATTCGCCATAAGGTCAAATCTAGCTTAATCAATAACAACGGAAAGCCTATTCGGGTTCGGATTACTTCTTTAGATAAATCTACGCCATTTAAGGAGGCTCAAATTCAACAAGAGAAAACTGCGTACTTTACTATGCAGTATGGGGATATTGACCCACAGATGTCTTTTGCGAATTTTCTTGTGACTCCAGAAAATGATTTACCTGTAAGGATTCTTCAAGAATTTGCTAAAGTGTCCGAGCTAGGAAAAGATTTTCCTTTTAATCCTATTTATCTCTTCGGTCCTGAAAGTTCTGGGAAAACACATCTTATGCAGGCCGCTGTTGGCGTTTTGCGTGAGTCTGGAGTAAAAACTTTATATGTCACCTCCGAATTATTTACAGAACATCTGGTGTCCGCTATTCGTTCTGGTGAAATGCAGCGTTTCCGGGCGTTTTATCGTAATGTTGAAGCTTTATTCATAGAGGATATAGAAGTTCTATCAGGTAAAGGGGCTACTCAAGAAGAGTTTTTCCACACATTCAACTCTTTGCACACCGAAGGGAAGTTGATAGTGATTTCTTCTACTTTTGCTCCGGGAGATTTGAAAGCCATGGAAGAGCGACTGATTAGTCGTTTTGAGTGGGGAATTGCAATCCCAGTCAGTCCTCTGACAAAAGAAGGTTTAAAAAGCTTTTTAGAAAGAAAAGTAGAAACCCTTAACATACGTATAGAAGAAACTGCTTTAGATTTTCTTATTCAAGCATTATCGTCCCATGTAAAATCTTTGTTGCATGCATTAATAACTTTGGCTAAAAGAGTTTCTTATAAAAAATTGTCTCATCAAATGCTTTATCAAGGGGATATAGAAGCTTTATTGCATGACGTATTGCTTGCCGCAGAGAACATTCGATTGACTCCACAGAGTATTGTACAAGCCACTGCACAATATTACACAGTGTCTCCTGAAAGTATTTTAGGTCGTTCTCAGTCTCGAGAATATGTTTTGCCTAGGCAGGTTGCGATGTTTTTGTGTAGGCAAAAGCTATCTTTATCATACGTAAAGATCGGCGAAGTCTTCTCTAGAGATCATTCTACGGTTATTTCATCAATTCGAGCGGTTTCTCAGAAACTAGAAGAACCTGACAGAGAAAACGATGTTTCATGCGCGGTACAGGAATTGATGAAACAACTTTCCTCTGCTTATCAAAGTTTAGATTTTATAGTGGACTAATACACGAAAGGAGGCGATAACGAGCCTCCTTTCGAAAATATTGAAATCTTAAACCTCGGCAAAAGTGTCACTGTTAACAACAGTTGAGTCTTCGACAGAATCCGTGTTGCTAACAGGAGCTGGATTGCCCTCAGGAGCCGGATTATCATTGCTAGCAGGAGGAAGTTTGATTGAGGTGTGTAGCTTATATGCGAGTTGAAGCGTAAAAGCAACCGCAAACGTAGCCTGGATAGTTATAATAATAATTAGTGCAGCTCCAGGAGGGCAGGCCAGTGCTGCGGCGATAAACGAGACGATCGTAAGGATTAGTCCTAATTCAATAAACAAGTTTTTTGCGAAGTTAACTATTTTCTGAAGACATTGTGATCTTGTTGATTTTTTTAGATCTTCAGTAGAAGAACGCTCTGGCGATTCTACTTTCTGAGAGAACCTGTCCGAGATGGTAAATATATTCTTCTGCGGTAAAATACTCATAATAATGTCTCCTTCCCAAAAAAAGGCATACATTTTACGTAATTTTTTACCAAATAGCAAGCCTTTATGTGAGGCAGTCAACCTGAAAATAGAAAACTTTCTTTTAATGTTAATATTTCTTATTCAAAGGATAAATCAACTTTCCTTTACGTGAGAGACTTTATGCACTTCGACCGGACTAAGATCAATGTCGAGTCTATGAAGCAAGCTATCCTAGAAAGGATATATTGTGGAGTAGTTCAGACCCCTTTATCCGCATCAACTAGGGACATTTTTACTGCGGTTGCTAAAACTGTGTTAGAGTGGATGGCTAGGGGATGGTTAAAGACTCAAAGTAGCTACTATGACAATGACGTAAAGCGTATCTACTATATCTCTATGGAATTTCTGCTGGGAAGGAGTTTAAAAAATAATTTATTAAATTTAGGCCTTCTAGATTTAGTGAAGGAAGCCCTCTCGGATCTTGGGTATGATTTTGATCGGCTTGTTGAGATGGAGTACGATGCAGGGCTTGGAAATGGGGGATTAGGGCGATTGGCTGCTTGCTACCTTGATTCTATGGCCACTCTTGGTATTCCTGCTTATGGATATGGTCTTCGTTATGATTATGGCATTTTTGATCAGAAGATAGAGAATGGTTATCAAGTTGAATCTCCTGATGAGTGGTTGCGTTATGGTAATCCTTGGGAGATTTGTCGAGGAGAATATTTATACCCTGTACATTTTTATGGGAAAGTGAAGCATAGTGTTGATTCTAGGGGTAGGGATGTTGCAGAATTGGTTGATTCTCAAGAAGTTCTAGCTATGGCGTATGATGTTCCTGTTCCAGGGTTCAATAACGATACAGTGAATTCTTTACGCCTGTGGCAAGCACAGTCTCGTCATGGATTTGATTTTAGTTATTTCAATCACGGCAATTATATTCGTGCCATTGAAGATCTTGCATTAGCAAGCAACATTACTCGTGTACTTTATCCTAATGATGCTATCTCTGAAGGACAAGAATTACGTCTCAAACAGGAATATTTTCTTGTATCTGCTACTATACAAGATATCCTTCGTCGTTACACAAAAACGCATCTTTCTTTAGATAAATTACCAGAAAAAGTTTCTGTCCAACTTAACGACACTCATCCGGCTTTGGGAATTGCAGAAATGATGCACTTATTAGTCGATCGTGAAGAGTTAGATTGGGATGTTGCTTGGGACGCAACAACAAGAATATTTAATTACACTAACCACACAATTCTGCCTGAAGCTCTGGAGCGTTGGTCGTTAGATTTATTTTCTAAAGTGCTCCCTCGCCATTTAGAAATTATTTACGAAATTAATTCGCGCTGGTTAGCAAAAGTTTCTCAAAAATATCCAGAAGATAATGATAAGCGTCGAGCTCTTTCCATCATTGAAGAAGGGAGTTCTAAGTTCGTGAATATGGCTAATCTAGCTGTAGTTGGGACGAACAAAGTGAATGGTGTATCAACCTTCCATTCGCAACTTATCAAAAAGACTTTATTTAAAGAATTTGTCGAGTTTTTCCCAGATAAATTTATCAATGTTACCAATGGGATTACACCTAGACGTTGGTTAGCTCTTTCCAATGAAAGATTAAGTTCGTTGTTAAATCGTACAATAGGTACGGATTATCTAACGAATCTCATTCATATACAGAAAGTGATTCCTTTAGCTGAAGACAGTGGATTTAGGGAAGAGTGGAAGAAGATCAAAAATCAAAATAAAGAAGAACTGACGACACATATCCATAAAGAACTTGGAGTTTCTGTAGATCCATATTCTATTTTTGATTGTCACATTAAGCGGATACATGAGTATAAACGCCAACTCATGAATATTCTCCGTGTCATTTATTTTTATAATGAAATTCGGAATTGTTCTGTAAATATTGTTCCAACTACCGTCATTTTTGGAGGTAAAGCGGCTCCTGGTTATGCTATGGCAAAATTAATTATTAAATTAATTAATAATGTTGCACATATCATTAATAATGATCCCAAATCAAAAGATCTACTGAAAGTTGTTTTTTGGCATAACTATAGAGTGTCGTTAGCAGAAAAGATAATTCCTGCAACAGATTTATCTGAACAGATTTCAACAGCGGGAATGGAGGCTTCAGGTACAGGCAATATGAAATTTGCTCTAAACGGAGCTTTGACAATTGGTACTATGGATGGAGCCAATATTGAGATGGCTGAACATATAGGAAAAGAGCATATGTTTATTTTTGGCCTTCTAGAAGAAGAAATTTGTGCTCTTCGGAAAGAGTATTATCCGCAGGGGATATGTAATGCTAATCCTAAAATTCAAGAGGCATTAGATTTTCTTTTACATGCGAGACTTCCACATGAAGATAAAGACCTTTTTAAACCAATTGTTAATAGGCTTCTGAATGAAGGAGATCCTTTCTTTGTGTTAGCAGATTTGGAGTCCTATATCGATGCGCAGAACAATGTTGCGAACTTGTTTAAGCAGCCCGAGGAGTGGACTAAGAAATCTATTTACAATGTTGGAGGAATGGGATTTTTCTCAAGTGATCGATCCATTGCGGACTATACATCGAAGATTTGGAATGTCTCCTAACCTTTATTCTTGAAAGTAAGGAAGGAGACTTTCCTTTTAGTTAAGAAGCAAGACTGCCGGGGCTTCAAGAAGTTTTTGTAGTCGTTTCATGAACATTGCTGCAGGATACCCATCAATTACTCGGTGATCTACCGATAATGTTAACATGCAAGTCGATCCTACAGCAAGTTCTCCATTCAAGACTACCGGTTGTTCTTCTACACTTCCTACAGCAAGAATAGCTGCTTGAGGAGGATTAAGAATAGCCGTAAAGTCGGTGATTCCTGTCATTCCTAAGTTAGAAATACAGAAAGAGCCTCCTTTATATTCTTCTTCTTTGAGAGACTGTTGCCTTGCTCTTACTGCTAGATCTTTAATTTCCGAAGAAATTACGCCAACATTCTTTCTATCTGCACAACGGACAATAGGAGTAATGACTCCGTCGGGAATAGCTACAGCAATGGAGATATCAATAGTAGAAAAACGAATGATCGTATTGTCTACGCTATTGAATCCAGAATTAATTTCTGGAAATTCTTTTAAGGCTAGAGCACAAGCTCGTACAATGCAGTCATTGATCGAAAGTTTGATATTTTGTGCTTGAAGCTCATTTAGTAAAGCAAGTAGTGGAGTAGCATAAACTCGTTGCCTTATATAGAAATGAGGAATAAATGTTTTGGCCGCTTGCAAACGTTTAGATATCACTTCTCGAATAGGAGATAGAGGTTCTTCTTCATAAGAACCTGGATTGACATCCGGGGATTCAGGATAGCCAAAGCCCGCTATTCTTAAAGGAGGAGCTTTCTCTAGATCTTTTTTTATAATTCGCCCTCCAGGGCCACTGCCTACGACTCCAGAAAGATCTAAATTCTGTTCCTTGGCTAATTTTTTGGCTAAGGGAGAAGCTAATGTTTGATCCCCAGGGAATTTCATGATCAAAGGAGTTTTTAAAGGAGGTTCTGGTCGGAATCCCACAATAGACATGGAAGGACTAGCGCATGAAGGCTCTTTCGGGGAAGAATTTTTCGGTAAAACTTCTCCAGGAAGCTCATCAGTGATGGGGACTGCTTCTAAAGGTAAAAGGTGTTCCAAATCGTACTTTGCATTTTGTTCTGTTGAAAACACTGCTATAGGAGTGCCAATAGGAACTTTTGTTCCTTCTTTTATAAGAATTTCCAGCAACCAACCATCCTCAGATGCTGTATGTTCTAAAACAGCTTTATCGGTTGAGATTTCTAGCAATACGTCTCCGAAATGGACTTCATCTCCTTTATTTTTGTGCCATTTAACAAGGGTTCCTGTTTCCATTGTAGG is a genomic window containing:
- a CDS encoding pyruvate dehydrogenase complex dihydrolipoamide acetyltransferase translates to MVSLLKMPKLSPTMETGTLVKWHKNKGDEVHFGDVLLEISTDKAVLEHTASEDGWLLEILIKEGTKVPIGTPIAVFSTEQNAKYDLEHLLPLEAVPITDELPGEVLPKNSSPKEPSCASPSMSIVGFRPEPPLKTPLIMKFPGDQTLASPLAKKLAKEQNLDLSGVVGSGPGGRIIKKDLEKAPPLRIAGFGYPESPDVNPGSYEEEPLSPIREVISKRLQAAKTFIPHFYIRQRVYATPLLALLNELQAQNIKLSINDCIVRACALALKEFPEINSGFNSVDNTIIRFSTIDISIAVAIPDGVITPIVRCADRKNVGVISSEIKDLAVRARQQSLKEEEYKGGSFCISNLGMTGITDFTAILNPPQAAILAVGSVEEQPVVLNGELAVGSTCMLTLSVDHRVIDGYPAAMFMKRLQKLLEAPAVLLLN
- a CDS encoding type II CAAX endopeptidase family protein; translation: MINLGLSIAFVGLSSLLSKGFFTWPNPGRLVRLPFNLVCLGVILFFLPAALPNWEPLSSISGVAFHGIFVFSAFLFLLLGLPTYITQSILHAGETSSSTPLLLAIGAGIRIWVITITITQILARLLQFIWPLVLPGLFFQEQIITEEIREQLLTRPDYLYILCVAMFIPIAEEIFFRGILQTFFKSKFSRWQAIVISSLIFAITHIEASLGSLIFVPTLFVFSLCAGFVYEKMRHIAAPITLHILFNSCQLILLSL
- the dnaA gene encoding chromosomal replication initiator protein DnaA, translating into MRAWEEFLLLQEKEIGVDTVNKWLRSLKVLCFDACNLYLEAKDSFQVTWFEEHIRHKVKSSLINNNGKPIRVRITSLDKSTPFKEAQIQQEKTAYFTMQYGDIDPQMSFANFLVTPENDLPVRILQEFAKVSELGKDFPFNPIYLFGPESSGKTHLMQAAVGVLRESGVKTLYVTSELFTEHLVSAIRSGEMQRFRAFYRNVEALFIEDIEVLSGKGATQEEFFHTFNSLHTEGKLIVISSTFAPGDLKAMEERLISRFEWGIAIPVSPLTKEGLKSFLERKVETLNIRIEETALDFLIQALSSHVKSLLHALITLAKRVSYKKLSHQMLYQGDIEALLHDVLLAAENIRLTPQSIVQATAQYYTVSPESILGRSQSREYVLPRQVAMFLCRQKLSLSYVKIGEVFSRDHSTVISSIRAVSQKLEEPDRENDVSCAVQELMKQLSSAYQSLDFIVD
- a CDS encoding prolipoprotein diacylglyceryl transferase; its protein translation is MIRCELSRILLSFPQVGLQLSWYGVLFSLGIFFSSLAGIKLATTLCKNEKVQKELRISLENFALGALLAIVVGARVFYVLFYGGDFYFENPSEILKIWKGGLSSHGAIAAVIIWSAVFSRQHIRRLPMLSVIYICDLCGAVFGCAALFIRIGNFMNQEILGTPTSMPWGVIFANSSSQISRHPVQLYEGFSYFLLSCILYRLCYRRIIRLGSGYSAAGALIGVACIRFLAEFFKMHQGAWLSEGGILTIGQWLSIPLLFLGAGIIWFASKKRSL
- a CDS encoding glycogen/starch/alpha-glucan phosphorylase, which translates into the protein MHFDRTKINVESMKQAILERIYCGVVQTPLSASTRDIFTAVAKTVLEWMARGWLKTQSSYYDNDVKRIYYISMEFLLGRSLKNNLLNLGLLDLVKEALSDLGYDFDRLVEMEYDAGLGNGGLGRLAACYLDSMATLGIPAYGYGLRYDYGIFDQKIENGYQVESPDEWLRYGNPWEICRGEYLYPVHFYGKVKHSVDSRGRDVAELVDSQEVLAMAYDVPVPGFNNDTVNSLRLWQAQSRHGFDFSYFNHGNYIRAIEDLALASNITRVLYPNDAISEGQELRLKQEYFLVSATIQDILRRYTKTHLSLDKLPEKVSVQLNDTHPALGIAEMMHLLVDREELDWDVAWDATTRIFNYTNHTILPEALERWSLDLFSKVLPRHLEIIYEINSRWLAKVSQKYPEDNDKRRALSIIEEGSSKFVNMANLAVVGTNKVNGVSTFHSQLIKKTLFKEFVEFFPDKFINVTNGITPRRWLALSNERLSSLLNRTIGTDYLTNLIHIQKVIPLAEDSGFREEWKKIKNQNKEELTTHIHKELGVSVDPYSIFDCHIKRIHEYKRQLMNILRVIYFYNEIRNCSVNIVPTTVIFGGKAAPGYAMAKLIIKLINNVAHIINNDPKSKDLLKVVFWHNYRVSLAEKIIPATDLSEQISTAGMEASGTGNMKFALNGALTIGTMDGANIEMAEHIGKEHMFIFGLLEEEICALRKEYYPQGICNANPKIQEALDFLLHARLPHEDKDLFKPIVNRLLNEGDPFFVLADLESYIDAQNNVANLFKQPEEWTKKSIYNVGGMGFFSSDRSIADYTSKIWNVS
- a CDS encoding CT253 family lipoprotein, which gives rise to MQKSRLLAFVGLSLLTANIFSGCSVSPSGSYHAKLYTRGSKARGVVAMLPVLYRTEKSAEILPWNLQAEFSEEISKRLHSSDKLLLIKHHASAGVAAQFFSPTPNISPELAVQLLPAEFVVATEILEQKTVEDALNPSISASVRVRVFDIRHNKISMIYQEILDANQPLASGSNDYHRYGWRSKNFDSTPMGLMHHRLFREIVARVEGYVCANYS
- a CDS encoding MazG nucleotide pyrophosphohydrolase domain-containing protein, with translation MEEDSILQLAAVSRAMALQGVCPWTNLQSIDSMLQYIAGECQELADAVQGNKAALEIASEAGDVLTLVLTLCFLLEREGKLKAEEVFTEAIAKLRRRSPHVFDPNNQISLEEAEECWSRVKEQEKIS
- the yidC gene encoding membrane protein insertase YidC; amino-acid sequence: MSMNKRTLLFVSLVSIAFLGCQIFFGYRDFKSCQDLAKKQRVISEQILASTEQLSVVPWTASPEDKESTNQYAVCLGNRLFLLTKGGAHPTVYSKGSSWNLIEQTSTFGGILVSLYGETGKEVPSKGGSVYLPNQKDSFPVVVAEFRRNQEPLVFLGEYKDGKISNKTATIYGTSLVFLNTGNEFVPLGIYNSKEECVESLDLPMARAVVFADKEIPSASGGYYVLSNEYMQLVVSQESGSIEGINLPFASDREGSKSIVNEIGFDKEIAVSAPSEASFPGVESVDFLRQSVPNVVGGYYPLLRRGPLSDARKTIPSKYQALNIVSGRELSSPVATGFRVISFDNKTLVLESGDGRIRKTYVLGEQPYAFELEVQTTREQEDLWITSGIPEVEIMSNAFVPAIKYYAVKKNKSDLINVKLPKAKNTLLMRNNIAPQWILNSNGYFGVILTPRTPIPAGYASSFIPGNIVPTRLSQLPPKDQAYPAAKYPGYVAMLPLPKEAGHYRFMVYAGPLAEPSLKALDKAYMNSKGETPEYVDAIAFRGFFSFITEPFAALLFIIMKFFKFLTGSWGISIILLTIVLKLLLYPLNAWSIRSMRRMQKLSPYIQDIQQKYKREPKRAQMEIMALYKLNKVNPITGCLPLLIQLPFLIAMFDLLKSSFLLRGASFIPGWIDNLTAPDVLFSWQTPIWFIGNEFHLLPILLGIVMFIQQKISAAKRKGPVSDQQRQQEAMGTMMALLFTFMFYNFPSGLNIYWFSSMLLGVIQQWVTNKILDEKHLKHEVIVNKKR